One Pyrus communis chromosome 13, drPyrComm1.1, whole genome shotgun sequence genomic window carries:
- the LOC137713712 gene encoding aminoaldehyde dehydrogenase 2, peroxisomal-like isoform X2, whose translation MAVEIPSRQLFIDGEWKEPVLKKRIPIINPATEETIATAADVKIAVEAARRALARNNGKDWSSAPGASRAKYLRAIASKINERKTELAKLEAMDSGKPLDETVSDIGEVVSCFEYYAGLAEGLDAKQKTPVSLSTEKFKTHVLKEPVGVVGLITAWNYPLLMAAWKVAPALAAGCTAILKPSELASVTCLELAEVCINVGLPPGVLNILTGLGNEAGAPLSSHPDVDKISFTGSTLTGTKIMAAAAQSVKPVALELGGKSPIVVFDDADMEKAVEWTCFGICLSGGQTCSSTSRLIVQESIAMEFVNRLEDWTKLIKISDPMEEGCRLGPVVSKGQYEKILKYLEGAKSAKAKVLYGGNRPEHLKKGFFIEPTVVTEVTCAMKIWREEVLGPVLCVKTFNTEEEALDLANDSPYGLGAAVMSKDLEKCERFAKGVQAGVVWINCSQPSFIQAPWGGYKRSGFSRELGEWGLELYLNIKQVTEYVSDQPYGWFEGPPPSSP comes from the exons ATGGCGGTAGAAATTCCGAGCCGGCAGTTATTCATCGACGGCGAGTGGAAAGAACCGGTCCTCAAGAAACGCATTCCGATCATCAACCCTGCCACTGAGGAAACCATTG CTACTGCTGCTGATGTGAAGATTGCAGTGGAGGCTGCTCGAAGAGCCCTTGCCAGGAACAACGGGAAAGATTGGTCCTCTGCTCCAGGGGCTTCTCGTGCCAAGTATTTGCGCGCTATTGCTTCTAAG ATAAACGAGAGAAAAACCGAGCTAGCCAAACTCGAAGCAATGGATAGCGGAAAACCACTGGATGAAACTGTTTCTGACATA GGGGAAGTCGTAAGCTGTTTCGAGTACTACGCAGGCCTTGCCGAAGGATTGGATGCGAAGCAAAAAACTCCGGTTTCTCTTTCCACGGAGAAGTTCAAAACTCATGTTCTTAAGGAACCGGTCGGGGTTGTTGGGTTGATCACAGCATG GAACTACCCTTTGTTAATGGCTGCGTGGAAAGTAGCTCCTGCCTTGGCTGCTGGCTGTACTGCTATACTGAAACCGTCTGAATTGGCATCTGT AACTTGTTTGGAGCTAGCTGAGGTGTGTATAAATGTTGGTCTTCCTCCCGGTGTCCTCAACATTCTGACTGGACTAGGCAATGAAGCCGGCGCTCCTTTATCAAGTCATCCAGATGTTGATAAG ATCTCATTTACCGGAAGTACTCTCACCGGGACCAAGATTATGGCAGCTGCAGCTCAATCGGTCAAG CCTGTTGCATTGGAGCTTGGAGGGAAAAGCCCCATTGTTGTTTTTGATGATGCTGATATGGAAAAGG CTGTGGAATGGACCTGCTTCGGTATATGTTTGTCAGGTGGTCAGACTTGCAGCTCAACCTCCCGTCTCATAGTGCAG GAAAGCATTGCTATGGAGTTTGTGAACCGGCTTGAGGACTGGACCAAACTCATCAAGATTTCGGATCCTATGGAAGAAGGTTGCAGGCTTGGCCCTGTTGTTAGTAAGGGGCAG TATGAGAAAATATTGAAGTACCTCGAAGGGGCTAAAAGTGCAAAAGCAAAAGTTCTGTACGGCGGGAATCGTCCTGAG CATCTGAAGAAAGGATTCTTCATCGAACCGACCGTCGTAACTGAAGTAACATGCGCCATGAAAATATGGAGAGAGGAGGTTCTCGGGCCTGTTCTTTGTGTCAAAACATTCAATACAGAAGAGGAAGCCCTTGACTTAGCAAATGACAGCCC TTATGGCTTAGGTGCTGCTGTCATGTCAAAAGATTTAGAAAAGTGTGAGCGCTTTGCTAAG GGTGTTCAAGCAGGAGTTGTATGGATCAATTGTTCACAACCATCCTTCATTCAGGCTCCATGGGGAGGCTACAAACGAAGCGGTTTCAGCCGTGAATTAGGAGAATG GGGACTTGAGCTTTACTTGAACATCAAGCAAGTTACCGAATATGTATCAGATCAACCTTATGGTTGGTTTGAGGGACCTCCTCCTTCAAGTCCCTGA
- the LOC137713663 gene encoding alpha-N-acetylglucosaminidase-like, with product MASKFPTFSPAFTILLTILFLDLAYSSTVGVRHISRLLEIQDREKAPPYVQVAAARGVLRRLLPSHSSSFDFQIVSKEQCGGASCFMIKNNPSFRRRGDPRILISGVTGVEILAGLHWYLKNLCNSHISWDKTGGAQLFSVPKSGLLTPVQDAGILVQRPVPWNYYQNAVTSSYTFAWWDWERWEKEIDWMALQGINLPLAFTGQEAIWQKVFQKFNMSKSDLDEFFGGPAFLAWSRMGNLHGWGGPLPQSWLDQQLILQKKILVRMYELGMTPVLPAFSGNVPAALKTTYPSAKITRLGNWFSVKSDPRWTCTYLLDATDPLFVEIGRAFIDQQVKEYGRTSHIYNCDTFDENTPPDDAPEYISSLGAAIFRGMQSGDKDGVWLMQGWLFSYDPFWRPPQMKALLHSVPAGKLVVLDLFAEVKPIWSTTEQFYGVPYIWKVIFLYYRCMLHNFAGNVEMYGVLDAIASGPIHARISENSTMVGVGMSMEGIEQNPVVYDLMSEMAFQHNKVDAKAWIDQYSARRYGRSTPSIQDAWNILYHTIYNCTDGAYDKNRDVIVAFPDVDPSLISTLSEGLHQNEKPVAGSAVLKEVTDSFDRPHLWYSTSEVIHALELFIASGDELSESSAYRYDLVDLSRQALSKYANQLFLKVIEAYHSNDVLGVAHDSKKFLDLVEDMDALLACHDGFLLGPWLESAKKLAQDEEQEKQFEWNARTQITMWFDNTEEEASLLRDYGNKYWSGLLRDYYGPRAAIYFKYLTKSLEEGGEFGLKDWRREWIKLTNNWQNSRKTFPVKSTGNAINISRWLFDKYLLGSASDIQPLNEAAYPRL from the exons ATGGCCTCCAAATTTCCCACCTTTTCGCCGGCCTTCACAATCCTCCTTACTATCCTCTTCCTCGACTTGGCTTACTCGTCCACCGTCGGTGTCCGACACATTTCGCGCCTTCTCGAAATCCAGGACCGCGAGAAGGCGCCGCCGTACGTTCAAGTCGCTGCCGCTCGCGGAGTCCTCCGCCgcctcctcccctctcactctTCCAGCTTCGACTTCCAAATCGTCTCCAAG GAGCAATGTGGGGGTGCATCTTGCTTTATGATCAAGAACAATCCTTCTTTTCGCAGACGCGGGGATCCTCGAATTCT AATTTCTGGGGTCACTGGAGTGGAGATTTTGGCTGGTCTGCACTGGTACTTGAAGAATTTGTGTAATTCACATATATCTTGGGATAAAACTGGTGGTGCGCAACTATTTTCAGTCCCGAAATCAGGGTTGCTCACCCCGGTGCAAGATGCCGGCATTTTGGTCCAGAGACCTGTTCCTTGGAACTACTACCAGAATGCTGTTACTTCCAGCT ATACATTCGCCTGGTGGGATTGGGAAAGATGGGAGAAGGAGATTGACTGGATGGCCCTTCAAGGGATCAATTTGCCACTAGCATTTACAGGGCAAGAGGCTATTTGGCAGAAAGTTTTCCAG AAATTTAATATGAGCAAATCAGACCTGGATGAATTTTTTGGAGGCCCCGCTTTCCTTGCTTGGTCTCGTATGGGAAATTTGCATGG ATGGGGCGGACCTCTACCTCAAAGTTGGTTGGATCAACAGCTGATTCTGCAGAAAAAGATTCTGGTCAGAATGTATGAACTTGGAATGACTCCAG TCCTTCCAGCCTTTTCCGGAAATGTTCCTGCAGCGCTCAAAACTACATATCCATCGGCAAAGATAACACGCTTAGGAAATTG GTTTTCTGTTAAGAGTGATCCTAGATGGACCTGCACTTACCTTCTTGATGCAACTGATCCGTTGTTTGTTGAAATTGGGAGAGCATTCATTGATCAACAAGTAAAAG AGTACGGCAGGACTAGTCACATATACAACTG TGATACTTTTGATGAGAATACTCCACCTGACGATGCTCCGGAGTACATATCTTCGTTAGGTGCAGCAATTTTTAGGGGTATGCAAAGTGGAGACAAGGACGGTGTCTGGTTAATGCAG GGGTGGTTATTTTCATACGATCCATTCTGGAGGCCTCCGCAAATGAAG GCACTTTTACACTCTGTTCCCGCGGGGAAGCTGGTAGTACTTGATCTGTTTGCTGAAGTGAAACCTATATGGAGTACTACGGAGCAGTTTTATGGTGTTCCTTACATCTGGAAAGTCATAT TTCTGTATTACAGGTGTATGCTGCACAATTTTGCAGGAAATGTTGAGATGTACGGAGTTTTGGATGCAATAGCATCTGGACCAATCCATGCTCGTATAAGTGAAAACTCAACAATG GTTGGTGTCGGAATGTCAATGGAAGGTATAGAACAGAATCCTGTTGTTTATGATCTTATGTCTGAGATGGCTTTTCAACACAACAAAGTTGATGCTAAG GCCTGGATTGATCAATATTCTGCCAGACGTTATGGCCGTTCAACTCCTTCAATACAAGATGCCTGGAATATACTATATCATACCATCTATAACTGCACTGATGGTGCCTAT GACAAAAACAGGGATGTGATTGTGGCATTTCCCGACGTTGATCCATCCTTAATATCAACATTGTCAGAAGGTCTTCATCAAAATGAGAAACCAGTAGCAGGAAGTGCAGTCCTCAAGGAAGTAACTGATTCGTTCGATCGACCTCATTTATGGTATTCAACTTCTGAAGTAATACATGCATTAGAACTCTTTATTGCAAGTGGAGATGAGCTCTCAGAAAGTAGTGCTTACAG GTATGATCTTGTTGATCTGTCAAGACAAGCCTTATCTAAATATGCAAACCAGCTCTTTCTAAAGGTCATAGAGGCCTATCACTCAAATGATGTCCTCGGAGTGGCACACGACAGCAAGAAGTTTTTAGACCTAGTTGAAGACATGGACGCACTCTTAGCCTGCCACGATGGATTTCTCCTAGGACCCTGGTTGGAAAGTGCGAAGAAACTCGCACAGGACGAAGAACAGGAAAAACAG TTTGAGTGGAATGCTAGAACTCAGATAACAATGTGGTTCGACAACACGGAGGAGGAAGCAAGTCTGCTTCGCGACTACG GAAACAAGTACTGGAGCGGGCTTCTACGCGATTATTATGGCCCTCGGGCAGCTATATATTTCAAGTATTTAACGAAAAGCTTGGAGGAGGGCGGCGAGTTTGGATTGAAGGATTGGAGGAGGGAGTGGATAAAGCTGACGAATAATTGGCAAAACAGCAGGAAGACGTTTCCTGTGAAAAGTACTGGAAACGCCATCAACATATCCCGCTGGCTGTTTGATAAGTACTTATTAGGAAGTGCTTCTGACATACAACCACTTAATGAAGCTGCTTATCCGAGATTGTAA
- the LOC137713712 gene encoding aminoaldehyde dehydrogenase 2, peroxisomal-like isoform X1, whose product MAVEIPSRQLFIDGEWKEPVLKKRIPIINPATEETIGDIPRATAADVKIAVEAARRALARNNGKDWSSAPGASRAKYLRAIASKINERKTELAKLEAMDSGKPLDETVSDIGEVVSCFEYYAGLAEGLDAKQKTPVSLSTEKFKTHVLKEPVGVVGLITAWNYPLLMAAWKVAPALAAGCTAILKPSELASVTCLELAEVCINVGLPPGVLNILTGLGNEAGAPLSSHPDVDKISFTGSTLTGTKIMAAAAQSVKPVALELGGKSPIVVFDDADMEKAVEWTCFGICLSGGQTCSSTSRLIVQESIAMEFVNRLEDWTKLIKISDPMEEGCRLGPVVSKGQYEKILKYLEGAKSAKAKVLYGGNRPEHLKKGFFIEPTVVTEVTCAMKIWREEVLGPVLCVKTFNTEEEALDLANDSPYGLGAAVMSKDLEKCERFAKGVQAGVVWINCSQPSFIQAPWGGYKRSGFSRELGEWGLELYLNIKQVTEYVSDQPYGWFEGPPPSSP is encoded by the exons ATGGCGGTAGAAATTCCGAGCCGGCAGTTATTCATCGACGGCGAGTGGAAAGAACCGGTCCTCAAGAAACGCATTCCGATCATCAACCCTGCCACTGAGGAAACCATTG GGGATATTCCTAGAGCTACTGCTGCTGATGTGAAGATTGCAGTGGAGGCTGCTCGAAGAGCCCTTGCCAGGAACAACGGGAAAGATTGGTCCTCTGCTCCAGGGGCTTCTCGTGCCAAGTATTTGCGCGCTATTGCTTCTAAG ATAAACGAGAGAAAAACCGAGCTAGCCAAACTCGAAGCAATGGATAGCGGAAAACCACTGGATGAAACTGTTTCTGACATA GGGGAAGTCGTAAGCTGTTTCGAGTACTACGCAGGCCTTGCCGAAGGATTGGATGCGAAGCAAAAAACTCCGGTTTCTCTTTCCACGGAGAAGTTCAAAACTCATGTTCTTAAGGAACCGGTCGGGGTTGTTGGGTTGATCACAGCATG GAACTACCCTTTGTTAATGGCTGCGTGGAAAGTAGCTCCTGCCTTGGCTGCTGGCTGTACTGCTATACTGAAACCGTCTGAATTGGCATCTGT AACTTGTTTGGAGCTAGCTGAGGTGTGTATAAATGTTGGTCTTCCTCCCGGTGTCCTCAACATTCTGACTGGACTAGGCAATGAAGCCGGCGCTCCTTTATCAAGTCATCCAGATGTTGATAAG ATCTCATTTACCGGAAGTACTCTCACCGGGACCAAGATTATGGCAGCTGCAGCTCAATCGGTCAAG CCTGTTGCATTGGAGCTTGGAGGGAAAAGCCCCATTGTTGTTTTTGATGATGCTGATATGGAAAAGG CTGTGGAATGGACCTGCTTCGGTATATGTTTGTCAGGTGGTCAGACTTGCAGCTCAACCTCCCGTCTCATAGTGCAG GAAAGCATTGCTATGGAGTTTGTGAACCGGCTTGAGGACTGGACCAAACTCATCAAGATTTCGGATCCTATGGAAGAAGGTTGCAGGCTTGGCCCTGTTGTTAGTAAGGGGCAG TATGAGAAAATATTGAAGTACCTCGAAGGGGCTAAAAGTGCAAAAGCAAAAGTTCTGTACGGCGGGAATCGTCCTGAG CATCTGAAGAAAGGATTCTTCATCGAACCGACCGTCGTAACTGAAGTAACATGCGCCATGAAAATATGGAGAGAGGAGGTTCTCGGGCCTGTTCTTTGTGTCAAAACATTCAATACAGAAGAGGAAGCCCTTGACTTAGCAAATGACAGCCC TTATGGCTTAGGTGCTGCTGTCATGTCAAAAGATTTAGAAAAGTGTGAGCGCTTTGCTAAG GGTGTTCAAGCAGGAGTTGTATGGATCAATTGTTCACAACCATCCTTCATTCAGGCTCCATGGGGAGGCTACAAACGAAGCGGTTTCAGCCGTGAATTAGGAGAATG GGGACTTGAGCTTTACTTGAACATCAAGCAAGTTACCGAATATGTATCAGATCAACCTTATGGTTGGTTTGAGGGACCTCCTCCTTCAAGTCCCTGA
- the LOC137713834 gene encoding uncharacterized protein: MNGGKANHESSWADQWDYNNSSYPVEAKGGSDGGTAAKYKQKVGEGLVKTKAVASTGAKKVKEGASAGFHWIKEKYQKATQKR; encoded by the coding sequence ATGAACGGAGGCAAAGCGAATCACGAGAGCTCGTGGGCCGATCAGTGGGATTACAACAACTCCTCTTACCCCGTCGAAGCCAAGGGCGGCAGCGACGGCGGAACCGCAGCAAAGTACAAGCAGAAGGTCGGGGAAGGCCTTGTGAAGACCAAGGCGGTGGCTTCGACCGGCGCTAAGAAGGTCAAGGAAGGCGCCTCCGCTGGATTCCACTGGATCAAAGAAAAGTACCAGAAGGCTACCCAGAAgcgttga